Proteins from one Rosa chinensis cultivar Old Blush chromosome 7, RchiOBHm-V2, whole genome shotgun sequence genomic window:
- the LOC112179482 gene encoding importin-4 — MSQSLELLLIQFLMPDNDARRQAEDQIKRLAKDPQVVPALVQHLRTAKTPNVRQLAAVLLRKKITGHWAKLSPQLKNLVKQSLIESITMEHSPPVRRASANVVSVVAKYAVPAGEWPDLLPFLFQCSQSAQEEHREVALILFSSLTETIGNTFRPHFADLQALLLKCLQDETSNRVRVAALKAVGSFLEFTHDGTEVVKFREFIPSILNVSRQCLAAGEEDVAVIAFEIFDELIESPAPLLGESIKSIVQFSLEVCSSQTLESNTRHQAIQIISWLAKYKSKSLKKYKLIIPILQIMCPLLAESTNGDEDDDLAPDRAAAEVIDTMALNIPKQVFSPVLEFASLSSQNANPKYREASVTALGVISEGCLDLMKDKMEPVLHVVLGALRDPEEMVRGAASFALGQFAEHLQPEIVSHYESVLPCILNALEDASDEVKEKSYYALAAFCENMGEEILPFLDPLMGKLLGALHSSPRNLQETCMSAIGSVASAAEQAFVPYAERVLELMKSFLVLTNDEDLCSRARATELVGIVAMSVGRTGMEPILPPYIEAAISGFGLEFSELREYTHGFFSNVAEILDEGFIQYLPHVVPLAFSSCNLDDGSAVDIDESDDENINGFGGVSSDDEAHDEPRVRNISVRTGVLDEKAAATQALGLFAQHTKTSYGPYLEESLKILIRHSGYFHEDVRLQAIIALKHILTAAHAIYQNHNEGEAKAKEVLDTVMNIYIKTMTEDDDKEVVAQACMSLADIIKDFGYMAIEPYMSRLVDATLVLLQEKSACQQIASDDEIDDGDVEHDEKLMDAVSDLLPAFAKSMGPHFASNFAKLFGPLMEFARASRPLQDRTMVIACLAEVAQNMGAPIAAYVDNVMPLVLKELSSSDSTNRRNAAFCVGELCRNGGEGTFKYYGDILRRLSPLFGESEPDNAVRDNAAGAVARMIMVHPELIPLNEVLPVFLKVLPLKEDHEESMAVYTCISTLVFSSNAEILSLVPELVNVFAQVVASPLETTEVKAHAGRAFSHLISIYGHQMQPLLNNLSPQHANALAAFAPKS; from the exons ATGTCGCAGTCGCTGGAGCTATTGCTGATACAATTCCTGATGCCGGACAACGACGCCCGGCGGCAAGCGGAGGACCAGATTAAGCGGCTGGCCAAAGACCCTCAGGTGGTCCCCGCTCTCGTTCAACACCTCCGCACCGCCAAGACTCCCAACGTTCGCCAGCTCGCCGCCGTTCTTCTCCGCAAGAAGATCACCGGCCACTGGGCCAAGCTCTCTCCTCAGCTCAAGAACCTCGTCAAGCAGTCCCTCATTGAGAGCATCACCATGGAGCACAG TCCGCCGGTGAGGCGAGCCAGTGCTAATGTAGTTAGTGTCGTTGCAAAATATGCTGTCCCGGCTGGAGAATGGCCGGACTTGTTGCCCTTTCTGTTTCAATGTAGTCAGAGTGCACAGGAGGAGCATAGAGAG GTGGCATTGATCCTTTTCAGCTCTTTGACTGAAACAATTGGGAATACGTTTCGACCACATTTCGCAGATTTGCAAGCTCTTCTTCTGAAATGCTTGCAGGATGAGACTAGCAACCGTGTCAGAGTTGCTGCACTCAA GGCAGTGGGGTCTTTTCTAGAATTCACTCATGATGGGACCGAAGTG GTCAAGTTTCGAGAATTCATTCCCAGCATTTTAAATGTATCAAGACAATGCCTTGCTGCTGGCGAAGAGGATGTTGCTGTAAttgcttttgagatttttgaCGAGTTGATTGAATCTCCTGCACCTCTTCTTGGGGAGTCTATTAAATCCATTGTGCAGTTCTCTCTTGAAGTTTGCTCAAGTCAAACTTTGGAGTCTAACACTCGTCATCAG GCAATCCAAATAATCTCATGGCTAGCAAAGTATAAATCCAAATCCCTTAAAAAGTATAAGCTCATCATTCCTATTCTGCAAATTATGTGCCCATTGCTTGCCGAATCAACTAAtggagatgaagatgatgatcttGCTCCGGATCGAGCTGCTGCAGAAGTTATTGACACTATGGCTTTGAATATACCGAAGCAAGTCTTCAGTCCTGTTCTCGAATTTGCTTCTTTAAGCAGTCAGAATGCAAATCCCAAGTATAGGGAAGCTTCTGTTACTGCTTTAGGTGTCATTTCAGAGGGTTGTTTGGATTTGATGAAAGATAAGATGGAACCAGTTCTTCATGTTGTTTTAGGTGCTTTGAGAGATCCTGAGGAAATGGTCAGGGGAGCTGCTTCCTTTGCCTTGGGTCAGTTTGCTGAGCATTTACAGCCTGAAATTGTATCTCACTATGAAAGTGTACTACCCTGCATTTTGAATGCCCTTGAGGATGCATCTGACGAAGTGAAG GAAAAGTCATATTATGCTTTGGCTGCATTTTGTGAGAACATGGGTGAGGAAATACTTCCATTCCTTGATCCCTTGATGGGGAAACTGCTAGGGGCTCTCCATAGTAGCCCTCGTAATTTGCAGGAGACATGCATG TCTGCAATTGGTTCAGTTGCTTCTGCTGCAGAACAAGCCTTTGTTCCATATGCCGAAAGGGTTTTGGAGTTGATGAAGAGTTTCTTGGTGCTTACTAATGATGAGGATCTCTGTTCACGAGCAAGAGCTACTGAATTAGTTGGAATAGTTGCGATGTCTGTGGGGAGAACTGGGATGGAACCAATTTTGCCCCCTTATATAGAAGCTGCAATTTCT GGTTTTGGATTGGAATTTAGTGAGCTTCGAGAATATACTCATGGATTCTTCAGTAACGTTGCAGAAATTTTGGATGAAGGTTTTATACAG TATCTTCCTCATGTTGTCCCCTTGGCATTTTCCTCCTGCAATCTTGATGATGGCTCTGCAGTGGACATCGATGAGTCTGATGACGAAAATATTAATGGATTTGGTGGAGTTTCATCCGATGACGAAGCTCATGATGAACCAAGAGTACGAAATATCAGTGTAAGAACAGGAGTTTTGGATGAAAAGGCTGCTGCAACTCAAGCTCTTGGCTTATTTGCGCAGCATACAAAGACTTCATATGGACC CTATTTGGAGGAGTCATTGAAGATTCTAATTAGACACTCAGGCTATTTTCATGAAGATGTTCGGCTTCAGGCAATCATTGCCTTGAAAC ATATTTTAACAGCAGCGCATGCGATATACCAGAATCATAAT GAAGGAGAAGCAAAGGCTAAAGAAGTACTAG ATACTGTCATGAATATTTATATCAAGACTATGACTGAAGATGATGACAAGGAAGTGGTTGCTCAAGCTTGTATGAGCCTTGCTGACATCATCAAAGATTTTGGATATATGGCGATTGAACCCT ATATGTCTCGGCTGGTCGATGCTACTTTGGTACTGCTTCAGGAGAAATCAGCTTGTCAGCAGATAGCATCTGATGATGAAATCGATGATGGTGATGTTGAACATGATGAAAAGCTCATGGATGCAGTCTCTGACCTGCTCCCTGCCTTTGCCAAGTCAATGGGTCCTCATTTTGCATCTAATTTTGCAAAACTTTTCGGCCCTTTAATGGAATTTGCG AGAGCTTCACGCCCATTGCAAGATCGGACCATGGTTATTGCCTGCCTTGCTGAAGTTGCTCAGAACATGGGTGCTCCAATTGCAGCATATGTCGAT AATGTGATGCCCTTGGTACTCAAGGAACTATCATCCTCAGACTCAACCAATAGGAGGAATGCTGCATTTTGTGTTGGAGAGTTGTGCAGAAATGGGGGTGAGGGGACATTCAA ATACTATGGAGATATATTACGTCGGCTTTCCCCACTATTTGGGGAATCTGAGCCAGATAATGCTGTCAGGGATAATGCAGCTGGTGCAGTTGCAAGAATGATAATGGTGCACCCCGAGCTTATCCCATTGAATGAG GTACTTCCTGTTTTTTTGAAAGTTCTTCCATTAAAAGAAGATCATGAGGAGTCCATGGCAGTGTACACTTGCATCTCTACTCTTGTTTTCTCATCTAATGCTGAG ATTCTTTCTCTGGTCCCTGAGTTGGTCAATGTATTTGCTCAAGTTGTGGCATCACCACTTGAAACTACCGAGGTCAAAGCACATGCAGGCAGAGCTTTTTCTCACCTGATTTCAATCTATGGTCATCAAATGCAGCCCCTTCTGAACAATCTCTCCCCTCAACATGCCAATGCCCTTGCTGCATTTGCCCCCAAAAGCTGA